In one window of Gossypium arboreum isolate Shixiya-1 chromosome 4, ASM2569848v2, whole genome shotgun sequence DNA:
- the LOC108460281 gene encoding nuclear pore complex protein NUP1-like isoform X1, producing MATAREESNPYDGGLGAGGKFRKRPFRRTTKTTPYDRPPTSIRNPSGTGDRNGWLSRLVDPARRLITSSAHRLFASVFTKRLPPPPPQTPQALESGTNQEPRQNQPEATSKVPSVMQGAIMGCENPVNHTEESGVAELEKILMQKTFTRSEIDHLTRLLCSRSADIPGGNEEKRPELISVVSHDKKEEFPKTPVREHVTENHLISTPVVSSTVIDDVVASPAELAKAYMGGRTPKVSVSRLGLENHVPRGDLTCPSNKNFPSMSSTMSLVPRSSGHVGNLGNSFVTPRLRGRSAIYSMARTPYSRVNSSTLLKSSGTASDAFGGPSSSSLSAWEQKRISGSTQGQVSKRRSSVLGNDIGSVGPIRRIRQKSNLLSSRNLSLPTSAGPSTRIAGNSSAALDTLAENGDNSSPGSSVTNVPSKSSQTASKILQQLDLLVSPMEKSPTKLSPSMLRGQALKSIENVDSSKFLENLQDTDKLSGSCTVLPGICESMSGKHDKARENGLTMMVALPDKVVPAVNGADSNSLMKDNNMPSVKASDSSLIKSVVPQPQQKSRAFQMSAHEDYLDLDDDDYPNGATPAEGRGRLDNCVMESKSVAPEAMIEKASSPEVIPNSSAAFNQKPDLKTSDGPTGVEKNAGITSPVVEVAISSLQSPFFVSSSTPIADRDDVPSQSNAPHMLSTGEKVVEAKQPNGAVTSFGFASTNVGEVSPVTGSSGVKLATSSDQKPENLSSCATTAPGTTNYLSDKTDKESNLNGIFCRTPETAITSSVTTSMSAGSKFKFGASAADGSTFNNGSCASSPFSFSSPAPSLVPSNCQSSSSATATKNDASAATITSASATANASISFTSSPSVQASIPSFTGAPVFKFSSSEDPSTSVSTLSATSGEATESKTQDTKLGNVGIFPFGSTSSFTGSGSSIFGGTSVASSAAGPTAEVASSGNSSSSGISSTITNSGSGFFSSTISPVTSTSNGTFGGTSASASTGNAIFGVTSATTSTGTGLFGGTSAATSTGSSIFGGTSLPVSGTGSIFSTKAAGMVTGSNVFGFSAPATSISTSQSQSLNPFSAVNTQASAAGTGIGTSSQSTPIQFSSSASSPSFGLAGNATFSSGSSIFGSSVSLAKPFSSGSSFGISSSSSETKSLSSSSGNDGGAFGSTWQAPKTPTFGSSSGFSFGSSTSVSAPSGASTIFGSSTGASSSSIFSFTSAAAAAATPSQPVFGNTSPGLVFGSTPSSNNDQMEDSMAEDTVQASPAVVTFSQQPISPPAPGFVFGASNPPAAGSVPFGTQPSIAAPKNPSPFLASGSLEFGGGGSFSLGTSGGDKSTRKFVKVRKQRKK from the exons ATTACTTCTAGTGCCCATAGGCTATTCGCCTCCGTCTTTACGAAACGCCTCCCTCCTCCGCCGCCTCAGACACCACAAGCGCTGGAATCTG GGACTAATCAGGAACCAAGGCAGAATCAACCAGAAGCGACTTCTAAA GTTCCTTCTGTTATGCAAGGAGCCATCATGGGATGTGAGAATCCTGTTAATCATACTGAAGAAAGTGGAGTTGCTGAACTTGAGAAAATTTTAATGCAGAAGACATTTACCAG atCTGAAATTGATCATTTGACGAGGTTACTTTGCTCAAGAAGTGCTGATATTCCTGGTGGAAATGAAGAAAAGAGGCCTGAATTGATCTCAGTGGTATCTCATGACAAGAAAGAAGAATTTCCAAAGACACCAGTTAGAGAACATGTGACTGAGAACCATCTTATTTCAACACCTGTTGTCAGCTCAACT GTCATTGATGATGTTGTTGCTTCACCTGCTGAGCTTGCAAAAGCTTACATGGGTGGTAGGACACCAAAAGTATCTGTATCAAGGCTTGGACTAGAAAATCATGTGCCTAGGGGAGACTTAACTTGTCCAAGCAATAAAAATTTCCCTTCTATGTCTTCCACAATGTCACTTGTGCCAAGATCTTCTGGTCATGTTGGTAATCTTGGAAACAGTTTTGTGACCCCAAGATTAAGGGGCAGGTCTGCAATATACAGCATGGCACGAACACCTTATTCAAGGGTTAACTCATCAACTCTCCTCAAG AGTTCTGGCACTGCAAGTGATGCTTTTGGTGGACCTTCATCATCATCTCTGAGTGCTTGGGAGCAAAAGAGAATTTCTGGCTCTACACAAGGG cAGGTTTCAAAGCGCAGGAGTTCAGTATTAGGCAATGATATAGGATCAGTTGGCCCTATTCGGCGGATTCGTCAAAAGTCCAACCTTCTTTCTTCAAGAAACTTAAGCTTACCTACTTCTGCCGGCCCATCTACTCGCATAGCTGGCAATAGTTCAGCTGCTCTAGATACTCTGGCTGAGAATGGGGATAACAGCTCTCCTGGCTCTAGTGTTACCAATGTTCCATCCAAGTCCAGTCAGACGGCTTCAAAAATTTTACAGCAATTGGACTTGTTGGTATCGCCAATGGAAAAATCACCAACTAAGTTGTCACCATCTATGCTACGTGGGCAGGCTCTTAAAAGCATTGAGAATGTAGATTCTTCAAAATTTCTGGAGAACCTGCAAGATACTGACAAGTTGAGTGGTTCTTGCACTGTACTGCCTGGTATTTGTGAGTCTATGTCAGGAAAGCATGATAAGGCTAGGGAAAATGGCTTAACAATGATGGTTGCTCTTCCTGACAAGGTGGTTCCTGCAGTAAATGGTGCAGATAGTAATAGTTTGATGAAGGATAATAACATGCCTAGTGTTAAAGCTTCTGATTCCAGTTTGATCAAGTCTGTTGTACCGCAACCTCAACAAAAGAGTCGGGCTTTTCAGATGAGTGCACATGAG GATTATCTAGATCTGGATGATGACGACTATCCTAATGGAGCCACACCTGCTGAAGGGAGAGGGAGGTTGGATAATTGTGTCATGGAGAGCAAGAGTGTAGCTCCTGAAGCTATGATAGAGAAGGCTTCTAGTCCTGAAGTTATACCCAATTCAAGTGCTGCATTCAATCAAAAACCTGATTTGAAAACATCTGATGGACCCACTGGTGTTGAAAAAAATGCTGGTATTACTTCTCCAGTTGTAGAGGTGGCAATTTCATCTCTGCAGTCTCCATTTTTTGTATCTTCGTCAACTCCCATAGCCGATAGAGATGATGTTCCTTCACAGTCAAATGCTCCTCATATGCTTAGCACTGGGGAGAAAGTTGTGGAAGCAAAGCAACCAAATGGTGCTGTTACTTCATTTGGCTTTGCCTCTACAAATGTTGGTGAGGTTTCACCAGTTACTGGATCTTCAGGTGTTAAGCTTGCCACAAGTTCAGACCAAAAACCAGAGAACTTAAGCAG cTGTGCTACTACTGCTCCTGGTACAACCAATTATTTGTCAGATAAAACTGATAAGGAGAGCAATCTGAATGGCATCTTCTGTAGGACACCTGAAACTGCAATCACCTCTTCTGTAACAACTTCAATGTCAGCTGGAAGTAAGTTCAAGTTTGGTGCATCCGCAGCAGATGGTTCTACCTTTAATAATGGGTCTTGTGCTTCTAGTCCTTTTTCGTTCTCTTCTCCAGCGCCTTCTCTAGTCCCAAGTAATTGTCAAAGTTCCTCCAGTGCAACTGCCACCAAAAATGACGCTTCTGCTGCTACCATCACCTCTGCAAGTGCAACTGCAAATGCCAGCATCAGCTTTACCAGCAGCCCCTCTGTGCAGGCTTCAATCCCTTCCTTTACAGGTGCACCTGTTTTCAAGTTTTCATCCTCTGAGGACCCGTCAACTTCAGTTTCAACATTATCAGCAACTTCAGGGGAAGCAACTGAATCTAAGACACAGGATACAAAACTTGGCAATGTAGGTATCTTTCCTTTTGGTAGTACATCTTCTTTTACTGGCTCTGGAAGTAGTATTTTTGGTGGTACAAGTGTTGCAAGCAGTGCTGCTGGTCCAACAGCTGAAGTCGCAAGCTCTGGAAATAGCAGTTCCAGTGGTATATCTTCCACTATTACGAACTCTGGAAGTGGCTTTTTCAGCAGCACAATTTCCCCAGTGACAAGCACAAGCAATGGTACCTTCGGTGGTACCTCTGCAAGTGCAAGCACAGGCAATGCTATCTTTGGTGTTACATCTGCAACTACAAGCACGGGCACTGGTTTATTTGGTGGTACATCAGCAGCTACAAGCACAGGTAGTAGTATTTTTGGGGGTACGTCTTTGCCAGTATCTGGTACGGGAAGTATTTTTTCCACTAAAGCTGCAGGCATGGTCACTGGAAGCAACGTCTTTGGATTCAGTGCTCCAGCTACATCCATATCTACTTCACAGTCTCAGAGTTTAAATCCTTTCAGTGCTGTAAATACCCAAGCATCTGCTGCAGGAACTGGCATTGGTACCTCAAGTCAGAGCACGCCCATTCAGTTTTCCTCATCTGCATCATCTCCATCCTTTGGATTGGCTGGGAATGCAACTTTTTCCTCTGGCAGTTCAATTTTTGGGTCTTCGGTATCTCTAGCCAAGCCTTTTAGTTCAGGTTCAAGTTTTGGAATAAGTTCTTCCTCTTCAGAAACCAAGTCTCTGAGCTCTAGCAGTGGCAATGATGGTGGTGCATTTGGTTCCACTTGGCAAGCTCCCAAGACACCCACGTTTGGTTCATCATCAGGCTTTTCCTTTGGATCATCAACTTCTGTTAGTGCTCCTAGCGGTGCATCTACTATCTTTGGGTCATCCACCGGTGCCTCTTCAAGTTCCATATTTTCATTCACTTCAGCTGCAGCTGCAGCTGCCACTCCGTCACAGCCTGTGTTTGGTAATACGAGTCCTGGCTTGGTGTTTGGGTCAACGCCCTCTAGTAATAATGATCAAATGGAAGATAGTATGGCAGAAGACACAGTTCAGGCTTCACCGGCTGTTGTGACATTTAGTCAACAGCCAATCTCACCACCCGCTCCTGGGTTCGTTTTTGGTGCATCAAACCCACCAGCAGCAGGTTCTGTCCCATTTGGAACCCAACCAAGCATAGCCGCACCAAAGAATCCATCTCCATTTCTGGCTTCTGGTAGTCTGGAATTTGGTGGTGGAGGGAGCTTCTCATTGGGCACCAGTGGTGGTGACAAGTCTACCAGAAAATTTGTGAAGGTCCGCAAACAGCGGAAGAAGTAA
- the LOC108458867 gene encoding nuclear pore complex protein NUP1-like, with the protein MVQSLEQNQKIKRDVLRFIDHLTRLLCTRSADIPGGNEEKRPELISVVSHDKKELPKTPVNEDVVASPAELAKAYMDSRTPKESVSRPGLQNQVPRGDLTCSSNKSFPSMSSTMSLCAKIFRSCCDAFGGPSSSSQGAWEQKRISGSTQGCATTAPGTTNYLSDKTDKQSNLNGIFCRTPEAAMTFSVATSISAGSKFKFGASADGSTFNNGSCASSPFSFSSLEPSLVPSNCQSSSSATATKNDSSAATITSASATANASNSFTSSLSVEASIPSFTGEPVFKFSSSGDPSTSVSTLSATSGEATESKTQNTKTWQCSIFGGTSAASSSAGTTAEVASSGNSSSSGVSSTITNSGNGFFSSTFSPVTSTSNGIFGGTSVGTSTGNGIFGGTSATTSTATGLFGGSSIFGGTSLPVSGTGSSIFAAKAAVTITGSNIFGFSAPATSTSASQSQGLNPFNAVNTQASATGTGIGTSTQSTPIQFSSSASSPSFGLTGNATFSSGSSIFGSSASVAKPFSSGSSFGISSSSSETNSLSSSSGIGDGAFGSTWQAPKTPTFGSSSGFSFGSSTSVSAPSAATPSQPVFGKTSPGLVFGSTRSSNNDQKEDSMVEDTFQASPAVVTFSQQPISPPASGFVFGASNPPAAGSVPFGTLPSMAAPQNPSPFLASGSLEFGGGESFSLGTSGGDKSARKYVKVRKQRKK; encoded by the exons ATGGTTCAGTCTCTTGAA caaaatcaaaaaataaaacgTGACGTGTTGCGGTTCATTGATCATTTGACGAGGTTACTATGCACAAGAAGTGCTGATATTCCTGGTGGAAATGAAGAAAAGAGGCCTGAATTGATCTCAGTGGTATCTCATGACAAGAAAGAACTTCCAAAGACCCCA GTCAATGAAGATGTTGTTGCTTCACCTGCTGAGCTTGCAAAAGCTTACATGGATAGTAGGACGCCAAAAGAATCTGTATCAAGGCCTGGACTACAAAATCAAGTGCCTAGGGGAGATTTAACTTGTTCAAGCAATAAAAGTTTCCCTTCTATGTCTTCCACAATGTCACTTTGTGCCAAGATCTTCCGGTCTTGTTG TGATGCTTTTGGTGGACCTTCATCATCATCTCAGGGTGCTTGGGAGCAAAAGAGAATTTCTGGCTCTACACAAGG CTGTGCTACTACTGCTCCTGGTACAACCAATTATTTGTCAGATAAAACTGATAAGCAGAGCAATCTGAATGGCATCTTCTGTAGGACACCTGAAGCTGCAATGACCTTTTCTGTAGCAACTTCAATATCAGCTGGAAGTAAGTTCAAGTTTGGTGCGTCAGCAGATGGTTCTACCTTTAATAATGGGTCTTGTGCTTCTAGTCCTTTCTCGTTCTCTTCTCTGGAGCCTTCTCTAGTCCCGAGTAATTGTCAAAGTTCCTCCAGTGCAACTGCCACCAAAAATGACTCTTCTGCTGCTACCATCACCTCCGCAAGTGCAACTGCGAATGCCAGCAACAGCTTTACCAGCAGCCTTTCTGTGGAGGCTTCAATCCCTTCCTTTACAGGTGAACCTGTTTTCAAGTTTTCATCCTCTGGGGACCCATCAACCTCAGTTTCAACATTATCAGCAACTTCAGGGGAAGCAACTGAATCTAAGACACAGAATACAAAAACTTGGCAATGTAG TATTTTTGGTGGTACAAGTGCTGCAAGCAGCTCTGCCGGTACAACAGCTGAAGTCGCAAGCTCTGGAAATAGCAGTTCCAGTGGTGTATCTTCCACTATTACGAACTCTGGAAATGGCTTTTTCAGCAGCACATTTTCCCCAGTGACAAGCACAAGCAATGGTATCTTCGGTGGTACATCTGTAGGTACAAGCACAGGCAATGGTATCTTTGGTGGTACATCTGCAACTACAAGCACGGCCACTGGTTTATTTGGCG GTAGTAGTATTTTTGGTGGTACGTCTTTGCCAGTATCTGGTACAGGAAGTAGTATTTTTGCCGCTAAAGCTGCAGTCACGATCACTGGAAGCAACATCTTTGGATTCAGTGCTCCAGCTACATCCACATCTGCTTCACAATCTCAGGGTTTAAATCCTTTCAATGCTGTAAATACCCAAGCATCTGCTACAGGAACTGGCATTGGTACCTCAACTCAGAGCACGCCCATTCAGTTCTCCTCATCCGCATCATCTCCATCCTTTGGATTGACTGGGAATGCAACCTTTTCCTCTGGCAGTTCGATTTTTGGGTCTTCGGCATCTGTAGCTAAGCCTTTTAGTTCAGGTTCAAGTTTTGGAATAAGTTCTTCCTCTTCAGAAACCAACTCTCTAAGCTCTAGCAGTGGCATTGGTGATGGTGCATTTGGATCCACTTGGCAAGCTCCCAAGACACCCACATTTGGTTCATCATCAGGCTTTTCCTTTGGATCATCAACTTCTGTTAGTGCTCCTAGCG CTGCCACTCCGTCACAGCCTGTGTTTGGTAAGACGAGTCCTGGCTTGGTCTTTGGGTCAACGCGCTCTAGTAATAATGATCAAAAGGAAGATAGTATGGTGGAGGACACATTTCAGGCTTCACCGGCTGTTGTGACATTTAGTCAACAGCCAATCTCACCACCCGCTTCTGGGTTCGTTTTTGGTGCATCAAACCCACCGGCAGCAGGTTCTGTCCCATTTGGAACCCTACCAAGCATGGCCGCACCACAGAATCCATCTCCATTTCTGGCTTCTGGTAGTCTTGAATTTGGTGGTGGAGAGAGCTTCTCATTGGGCACCAGTGGTGGTGACAAGTCTGCCAGAAAATATGTGAAGGTCCGCAAACAGCGGAAGAAGTAA
- the LOC108459863 gene encoding uncharacterized protein LOC108459863, with protein MMRSTTSGVSAAALPQQQPSQSSTSTGISAAARPQQLPSQSLTFKPKSEWVHENEATVLLLYLPGFTMEQLTISPEYSERRVKVEGKRRLPNNRLLPVNETFNIPDDCDLSNMLKEFGKGTLSLKFPKVLPQQHKQTGVNAKSDEEEKKDQTDDANKKAADESNENGKEYSSTPSMPQNNLEKKNQTDDANKRAADESNENGKEYSSTPSMPQNNLEKKNQTDDANKRAADESNKNGKEYSSTSSMPQNNLQPSSPDVNLMVNVGAALLIIMGLGASLFYTISHQLGTS; from the exons ATGATGAGGTCAACAACTAGTGGGGTTTCAGCGGCCGCCCTTCCTCAGCAGCAACCTTCTCAATCTTCAACATCTACTGGGATTTCAGCGGCCGCCCGTCCTCAGCAGTTACCTTCACAGTCTCTTACTTTCAAACCCAAATCAGAATGGGTTCATGAAAATGAAGCTACCGTCTTGTTGCTTTATCTTCCTG GGTTTACAATGGAGCAATTAACAATAAGCCCGGAGTACTCAGAACGAAGGGTAAAGGTTGAAGGGAAGCGTCGGCTTCCCAACAACAGATTGCTCCCTGTAAACGAAACATTCAACATTCCCGATGATTGCGACTTGTCTAACATGCTCAAAGAATTTGGAAAAGGCACTCTCTCCCTTAAATTCCCCAAGGTTTTACCACAGCAACATAAACAGACAGGGGTTAATGCCAAAAGTGATGAAGAGGAAAAGAAAGATCAAACTGATGATGCCAACAAGAAAGCAGCAGATGAAAGCAATGAGAATGGCAAGGAATATTCGTCCACGCCATCCATGCCCCAAAACAATCTGGAAAAGAAAAATCAGACTGATGATGCCAACAAGAGAGCAGCAGATGAAAGCAATGAGAATGGCAAGGAATATTCGTCCACGCCATCCATGCCCCAAAACAATCTGGAAAAGAAAAATCAGACTGATGATGCCAACAAGAGAGCAGCAGATGAAAGCAATAAGAATGGCAAGGAATATTCGTCCACGTCATCCATGCCCCAAAACAATCTGCAACCTTCCTCTCCGGATGTGAATTTGATGGTGAATGTGGGCGCAGCACTGCTGATTATTATGGGACTAGGAGCTTCTCTCTTCTATACCATTTCTCATCAACTAGGCACCTCTTAG
- the LOC108460281 gene encoding nuclear pore complex protein NUP1-like isoform X2, producing the protein MATAREESNPYDGGLGAGGKFRKRPFRRTTKTTPYDRPPTSIRNPSGTGDRNGWLSRLVDPARRLITSSAHRLFASVFTKRLPPPPPQTPQALESGTNQEPRQNQPEATSKVPSVMQGAIMGCENPVNHTEESGVAELEKILMQKTFTRSEIDHLTRLLCSRSADIPGGNEEKRPELISVVSHDKKEEFPKTPVREHVTENHLISTPVVSSTVIDDVVASPAELAKAYMGGRTPKVSVSRLGLENHVPRGDLTCPSNKNFPSMSSTMSLVPRSSGHVGNLGNSFVTPRLRGRSAIYSMARTPYSRVNSSTLLKSSGTASDAFGGPSSSSLSAWEQKRISGSTQGVSKRRSSVLGNDIGSVGPIRRIRQKSNLLSSRNLSLPTSAGPSTRIAGNSSAALDTLAENGDNSSPGSSVTNVPSKSSQTASKILQQLDLLVSPMEKSPTKLSPSMLRGQALKSIENVDSSKFLENLQDTDKLSGSCTVLPGICESMSGKHDKARENGLTMMVALPDKVVPAVNGADSNSLMKDNNMPSVKASDSSLIKSVVPQPQQKSRAFQMSAHEDYLDLDDDDYPNGATPAEGRGRLDNCVMESKSVAPEAMIEKASSPEVIPNSSAAFNQKPDLKTSDGPTGVEKNAGITSPVVEVAISSLQSPFFVSSSTPIADRDDVPSQSNAPHMLSTGEKVVEAKQPNGAVTSFGFASTNVGEVSPVTGSSGVKLATSSDQKPENLSSCATTAPGTTNYLSDKTDKESNLNGIFCRTPETAITSSVTTSMSAGSKFKFGASAADGSTFNNGSCASSPFSFSSPAPSLVPSNCQSSSSATATKNDASAATITSASATANASISFTSSPSVQASIPSFTGAPVFKFSSSEDPSTSVSTLSATSGEATESKTQDTKLGNVGIFPFGSTSSFTGSGSSIFGGTSVASSAAGPTAEVASSGNSSSSGISSTITNSGSGFFSSTISPVTSTSNGTFGGTSASASTGNAIFGVTSATTSTGTGLFGGTSAATSTGSSIFGGTSLPVSGTGSIFSTKAAGMVTGSNVFGFSAPATSISTSQSQSLNPFSAVNTQASAAGTGIGTSSQSTPIQFSSSASSPSFGLAGNATFSSGSSIFGSSVSLAKPFSSGSSFGISSSSSETKSLSSSSGNDGGAFGSTWQAPKTPTFGSSSGFSFGSSTSVSAPSGASTIFGSSTGASSSSIFSFTSAAAAAATPSQPVFGNTSPGLVFGSTPSSNNDQMEDSMAEDTVQASPAVVTFSQQPISPPAPGFVFGASNPPAAGSVPFGTQPSIAAPKNPSPFLASGSLEFGGGGSFSLGTSGGDKSTRKFVKVRKQRKK; encoded by the exons ATTACTTCTAGTGCCCATAGGCTATTCGCCTCCGTCTTTACGAAACGCCTCCCTCCTCCGCCGCCTCAGACACCACAAGCGCTGGAATCTG GGACTAATCAGGAACCAAGGCAGAATCAACCAGAAGCGACTTCTAAA GTTCCTTCTGTTATGCAAGGAGCCATCATGGGATGTGAGAATCCTGTTAATCATACTGAAGAAAGTGGAGTTGCTGAACTTGAGAAAATTTTAATGCAGAAGACATTTACCAG atCTGAAATTGATCATTTGACGAGGTTACTTTGCTCAAGAAGTGCTGATATTCCTGGTGGAAATGAAGAAAAGAGGCCTGAATTGATCTCAGTGGTATCTCATGACAAGAAAGAAGAATTTCCAAAGACACCAGTTAGAGAACATGTGACTGAGAACCATCTTATTTCAACACCTGTTGTCAGCTCAACT GTCATTGATGATGTTGTTGCTTCACCTGCTGAGCTTGCAAAAGCTTACATGGGTGGTAGGACACCAAAAGTATCTGTATCAAGGCTTGGACTAGAAAATCATGTGCCTAGGGGAGACTTAACTTGTCCAAGCAATAAAAATTTCCCTTCTATGTCTTCCACAATGTCACTTGTGCCAAGATCTTCTGGTCATGTTGGTAATCTTGGAAACAGTTTTGTGACCCCAAGATTAAGGGGCAGGTCTGCAATATACAGCATGGCACGAACACCTTATTCAAGGGTTAACTCATCAACTCTCCTCAAG AGTTCTGGCACTGCAAGTGATGCTTTTGGTGGACCTTCATCATCATCTCTGAGTGCTTGGGAGCAAAAGAGAATTTCTGGCTCTACACAAGGG GTTTCAAAGCGCAGGAGTTCAGTATTAGGCAATGATATAGGATCAGTTGGCCCTATTCGGCGGATTCGTCAAAAGTCCAACCTTCTTTCTTCAAGAAACTTAAGCTTACCTACTTCTGCCGGCCCATCTACTCGCATAGCTGGCAATAGTTCAGCTGCTCTAGATACTCTGGCTGAGAATGGGGATAACAGCTCTCCTGGCTCTAGTGTTACCAATGTTCCATCCAAGTCCAGTCAGACGGCTTCAAAAATTTTACAGCAATTGGACTTGTTGGTATCGCCAATGGAAAAATCACCAACTAAGTTGTCACCATCTATGCTACGTGGGCAGGCTCTTAAAAGCATTGAGAATGTAGATTCTTCAAAATTTCTGGAGAACCTGCAAGATACTGACAAGTTGAGTGGTTCTTGCACTGTACTGCCTGGTATTTGTGAGTCTATGTCAGGAAAGCATGATAAGGCTAGGGAAAATGGCTTAACAATGATGGTTGCTCTTCCTGACAAGGTGGTTCCTGCAGTAAATGGTGCAGATAGTAATAGTTTGATGAAGGATAATAACATGCCTAGTGTTAAAGCTTCTGATTCCAGTTTGATCAAGTCTGTTGTACCGCAACCTCAACAAAAGAGTCGGGCTTTTCAGATGAGTGCACATGAG GATTATCTAGATCTGGATGATGACGACTATCCTAATGGAGCCACACCTGCTGAAGGGAGAGGGAGGTTGGATAATTGTGTCATGGAGAGCAAGAGTGTAGCTCCTGAAGCTATGATAGAGAAGGCTTCTAGTCCTGAAGTTATACCCAATTCAAGTGCTGCATTCAATCAAAAACCTGATTTGAAAACATCTGATGGACCCACTGGTGTTGAAAAAAATGCTGGTATTACTTCTCCAGTTGTAGAGGTGGCAATTTCATCTCTGCAGTCTCCATTTTTTGTATCTTCGTCAACTCCCATAGCCGATAGAGATGATGTTCCTTCACAGTCAAATGCTCCTCATATGCTTAGCACTGGGGAGAAAGTTGTGGAAGCAAAGCAACCAAATGGTGCTGTTACTTCATTTGGCTTTGCCTCTACAAATGTTGGTGAGGTTTCACCAGTTACTGGATCTTCAGGTGTTAAGCTTGCCACAAGTTCAGACCAAAAACCAGAGAACTTAAGCAG cTGTGCTACTACTGCTCCTGGTACAACCAATTATTTGTCAGATAAAACTGATAAGGAGAGCAATCTGAATGGCATCTTCTGTAGGACACCTGAAACTGCAATCACCTCTTCTGTAACAACTTCAATGTCAGCTGGAAGTAAGTTCAAGTTTGGTGCATCCGCAGCAGATGGTTCTACCTTTAATAATGGGTCTTGTGCTTCTAGTCCTTTTTCGTTCTCTTCTCCAGCGCCTTCTCTAGTCCCAAGTAATTGTCAAAGTTCCTCCAGTGCAACTGCCACCAAAAATGACGCTTCTGCTGCTACCATCACCTCTGCAAGTGCAACTGCAAATGCCAGCATCAGCTTTACCAGCAGCCCCTCTGTGCAGGCTTCAATCCCTTCCTTTACAGGTGCACCTGTTTTCAAGTTTTCATCCTCTGAGGACCCGTCAACTTCAGTTTCAACATTATCAGCAACTTCAGGGGAAGCAACTGAATCTAAGACACAGGATACAAAACTTGGCAATGTAGGTATCTTTCCTTTTGGTAGTACATCTTCTTTTACTGGCTCTGGAAGTAGTATTTTTGGTGGTACAAGTGTTGCAAGCAGTGCTGCTGGTCCAACAGCTGAAGTCGCAAGCTCTGGAAATAGCAGTTCCAGTGGTATATCTTCCACTATTACGAACTCTGGAAGTGGCTTTTTCAGCAGCACAATTTCCCCAGTGACAAGCACAAGCAATGGTACCTTCGGTGGTACCTCTGCAAGTGCAAGCACAGGCAATGCTATCTTTGGTGTTACATCTGCAACTACAAGCACGGGCACTGGTTTATTTGGTGGTACATCAGCAGCTACAAGCACAGGTAGTAGTATTTTTGGGGGTACGTCTTTGCCAGTATCTGGTACGGGAAGTATTTTTTCCACTAAAGCTGCAGGCATGGTCACTGGAAGCAACGTCTTTGGATTCAGTGCTCCAGCTACATCCATATCTACTTCACAGTCTCAGAGTTTAAATCCTTTCAGTGCTGTAAATACCCAAGCATCTGCTGCAGGAACTGGCATTGGTACCTCAAGTCAGAGCACGCCCATTCAGTTTTCCTCATCTGCATCATCTCCATCCTTTGGATTGGCTGGGAATGCAACTTTTTCCTCTGGCAGTTCAATTTTTGGGTCTTCGGTATCTCTAGCCAAGCCTTTTAGTTCAGGTTCAAGTTTTGGAATAAGTTCTTCCTCTTCAGAAACCAAGTCTCTGAGCTCTAGCAGTGGCAATGATGGTGGTGCATTTGGTTCCACTTGGCAAGCTCCCAAGACACCCACGTTTGGTTCATCATCAGGCTTTTCCTTTGGATCATCAACTTCTGTTAGTGCTCCTAGCGGTGCATCTACTATCTTTGGGTCATCCACCGGTGCCTCTTCAAGTTCCATATTTTCATTCACTTCAGCTGCAGCTGCAGCTGCCACTCCGTCACAGCCTGTGTTTGGTAATACGAGTCCTGGCTTGGTGTTTGGGTCAACGCCCTCTAGTAATAATGATCAAATGGAAGATAGTATGGCAGAAGACACAGTTCAGGCTTCACCGGCTGTTGTGACATTTAGTCAACAGCCAATCTCACCACCCGCTCCTGGGTTCGTTTTTGGTGCATCAAACCCACCAGCAGCAGGTTCTGTCCCATTTGGAACCCAACCAAGCATAGCCGCACCAAAGAATCCATCTCCATTTCTGGCTTCTGGTAGTCTGGAATTTGGTGGTGGAGGGAGCTTCTCATTGGGCACCAGTGGTGGTGACAAGTCTACCAGAAAATTTGTGAAGGTCCGCAAACAGCGGAAGAAGTAA